The following is a genomic window from Malus sylvestris chromosome 7, drMalSylv7.2, whole genome shotgun sequence.
CTTCAATTCTGACCTTACTGTCTTCTATGATCTTCGCGGAGTGAGCTTCTTTGTTCTTCAGCTTTTCCAGTTCCCTGTGTCTATGCTTCTCAACTTTTGTCTGCTCCATCATGCAAGCACAAGCTCATAGTTAACAACGATTAATGATAaactaagaaaagaaaacatCTAAACGCTCGTTTGGAGGTGTTTCGTTAACTAAGTTTATGAAAAACACTTTTCAAGTGGTTATCCTCATAAGAAATTCCGGCCCTCCTAGAATCACTTTCGAACGGGATCGAactaaataaatacaaaaactaCCTCAATCTTCTTCTCTTCTGCCTCCAGGTCTATTTGATCTGCGTTCTTTCTCTCCTCATTGATGGCCAGCCTTTTGTTAGCTCTATTCATCACCAATAGTTTATTTAGTAATTCAGCAACTTAATTATATACTATCTCAAATAATTGTATAATCATCTTATATAAGTATATTGTTTGACTTAATCCAGATTAATTAGATGAGAAATGAAAAAGCAGAGAGCTAATACTTGTTATCaactttggttttttgtttctcCTCCCATGTTTTTATGAAGGATAGAgtatcttccttcttcttttgtaaaagctctgaagaagaagaaaaatttaaacaattaaaTGTGTGACAGATTAATATGTCCAATACACTATAACCGATACGGTTATACATAAATGTATTAATGTCAGAGACTTTGAtataaaactgaaaaccaaTAACGTTTCAACCATATAACAATAGtggctagggaccgcatccaaagtatctcTATTATCCATCTTTCAGTGTTGAAATATATTAACAATTTGTGTGTCGTATCTAATGCCTTCCTTCCTGACTAAATTGTTTTTCAAGAGTAAAAAATGATCTTGAAAACTAAATTTAAGAAATTTAAGAAAGCAGAAGAAATACCTTGAGCCATCCGGACTCCCTTTGATGAATCCAAGTGGTAATAAGATTTGATACTCTTCTCTAAACACTTGATCAGTGTAAGTTGCTCTCTTGTTGCTTGATTGTGAGAATGGTGAGCTACCTTgccaccatatatatatatatatatatatatatatatatatatatatatataaaatcgtTGGTCTTCCATAATCCACCCAACaaattaaaatacataattatggTATTATTATGCTCATGGTCAAGTAATAAAATGCAACATGAATTTTAAGATTGCTCGAAATCTTGTCATTATATCCACATAAATTACACCACCCCACCTCttcttaattaataaaaataaataaatagaaggGCATGCCAATAATTAAGGATAAAAAAAGTGGTCGCAAGTCTTATTATGTATAGATAAATAGATACACGTAAAATGATTAAAGCCCCATGCTGCCATGCACATGCTACAGTCCTTGTATCATCAAATAGCAGAATAGCTGTTGTCATCTTCTACAGTAGGAGCTTCAGAAAGTACTGAGAATATAACGAAGACTCCGAACAGTACTGTGATGATTGCGGTGAAGTTGACGAGAAAGGCCTCCGTCCCAAATTTATCGAGTCCCGAGTTCTCGAGGAATGTGACCTTCTCTAAGAACCCTAATGAAGCATTGCCAACAGCTAGTAAGTATACGGTGATTCCAAACACCACATGCCATGGGATAGACTCGCTCCTCAGTGCAGGACTTCCTCCGGGGTAGAAGAAGGTCACAAACCCATATATCCACTGCATATTCGGATAAAAATGTCcaattttagatgattaggagAAGAGAATAACAAGTTAAAGTCTAAGCATAACTGTTAGCGCATGTGGGTGACTATCAGTCGTTATGCATGTGAATCGTTCAATAGGATTCACATGCTTGCATTAACGACTAAAACCACTCACACGAGCGTGGACAATTGTCGAAAGTGAGCCTCGTAGTTCAATAGGATTCACATGCTTGCATTAACGACTAAAACCACTCACACGAGCGTGGACAATTGTCGAAAGTGAGCCTCGTAGTTGGGGTTAGGGATTACGTACCTGAATTCCATAGAGACAAATGACCCCGATTCCAATCCAAGAGTGCAAACTGTACAGATTGGCAATTCCACTCTCGTTATGGTTCTTGAATGCAAGATAAATACCAATGATCCCAAGACCTAACGCGAGGGCATGAAGAACCAAGTGTATCACTTTCTTCACCTCTTTCCTGAAAGGCAGTGCTTTGTAACTAACAATGGCTGCAATTTTTGGTTTTACGAATGAAGGTTCGACAGTCAGACCAAGTGAAAAACTCAGTACGTAAAATTTACAGCAAGATCTATCGTCAAGCTGCGAacatattttgtaaaaaaatcacATAGTATTTTATTACCTTCTCCTCCCAAGAAAATTAGGCCAAGGAACATGAGAACAGGATGGAGCTGCAccagaaaatacaagaaaatatTATCATTTCACCATCACGAATACCCAACAAATAAAATTTGGGCTTTGGCccattcaattttttctttcttttgccaTAGTATTGGGCCGTTGGTTATTCCAAAACTTAGACTGTTTACCATCGATCATGGCCACACCAAACCCAACGGACCCACCAAACCCTAAACTTATAGTTTTGTCCTGCGAATATCCAATGAAGTAAATCCAGAAATAAATAATTGTATGGAAGAAAACCAGTCGTATAGAGGCAAATCACGTGACTTATTTCATTACTCCCAGGCTGCCCAAGTGACgatagatttttcaatgtaacaggcacacgagatggtacatcatgtgtcattatacaaatgttGGGATATCTGTATTCCCGTCACAATCAAAAATTTCTCCTAAGTGACATCTAACCTAAGAATAAAACACAATTCTTTATGGGTGGCGCTAGACACAACACTTTTTACCCTCCACTCTTCTAATTTTCGACTATTGAATCGAAtgtattgaaaaaataaaaaatagatattAACATAATGTCCAAAGTAAAAAGTGTGTGAATAATACtattatttccaaaactaattataataaaagattttaattctttatgcacaatgaaattgaaatagaaaaagacAAGAGTGTCCACTGTCCAGTGTCAAAAGCTGCGGATAAATCCAAGATTGGGGGTTACATACGTAATTACGTGTACCAATGATATGAAGATTTAGATATTTCCAGAAGCAGATAGACACGTGAATTATTTGAGCTCTATATCACACCAAATTTGATAAGTATGTGAGTGTCCACAGAATGTCCACACGACATTTATTAATTTCTAGACCATTAATTCCAAGCACCAACCATTTTATGGAAGCTAGGTGCCATATACATGTTCTCATGATTTACCCTAAAAACCCTAAAGTTAAATAgttttctcatcaaatttcaaaaataattCGTATCGTGGTTTTGAGACAAATGCTTAAGGTAAAAGGGCTGAGAAAGGCCTAaaagaatttggaaaaataCTTGGAGTACTTAGAGTGAACGGAAGATTTTGCTCACAATCTAGCGCAAAAGCACGAAGAATTTATTTAATGAATCTCATTTAATAGGATAAGACTGTTGTTGATGCAACTCATATCGTGATTGATAGCATATAAACATGAACTACTCGAAAAAGATAATCATATTGGAAAGTAGCACTGTGTCGAGTCCATGCATGACATATTTTTGGTAAGAATGGTAGGTGAACTTGTGCAAGGTGCTTAGCTGTTTCTACAACTACAACCAACATTAAGATCGACATGTAGAAAGAGTTGCACTTTAATCATGTCCTACACTGCCACTAAACTTAATTAGCATTTCACTAAACTCTTCTCCTTAGTGTTTTTTAACTCCCAACTTTAAccaatgaaaaatataaaagaaatgttAAAAAACTTCCTCGAAATGAGACATTTATGAATTATGTATTACCTTATTCTCgaattaatattataaaatattatattaaaaacatGAGACGACAGAAAACGTATAGAAAGCCTTGAAGACTCTCTTGCCGTttctcaaaatataaaaaaagaaaagaaagaaaaagcagtCAAAGAAGGTGGGGTGGGTATTCAATTGCTTAAAATTATCGGGGAGCAGCGCCAATACCGGTTGTGAGGaatagaaaaggaaacaaaaggaaaaaaaagaatggTATCCAATTCCATATCGATAAGAAGAGAACCAAGCCATATGCTATATAATTAAGGACATGCACAAACCCTTCTATCTTTCATAACTATCTAAATTGTTTCAGAGAAACACGTACGCAAAATTTAGAGAACTGTTATTGACGCTACAAAAGACGGTATATCAATCGAGATTTGAGAACCAGATAACTATAGAGTCAAATTAAGGCGCACATAGagaaaatcaatacaaattaaGAAGTTATTTCTACACCTAAGAAAACCCagaaatggagagagagagacgtacGTTGAAGATGAGGTTCTTGTTGGCAGCTTCCCATGCCAAGCCGCCTCTGAAATGAATGTTCCAAACCAACACCAAAACCAAGCCCACGATTCCGAGCGTGTGTACCACAAACGTCAACGGAAGCGCCGGTACCTTTAGCgccatctctttctctctctctcctcctcctcctcctcctcctccctcttcttcttaactctctctctctccctctctctctctctctctctctctctctctacgaaCTCAGTCAATATGATTTTATCTGGTTTCTTCGTCTCTGCCTCCTTAACTTTTCCACCAGATTATGGCAAGCCAATTGGACCGTCGGATTGGGATCACAAACTTCGTGTGATAGATGCCACGTGGGCCTCCTCCATAGGAGACCATGTGCACCAACcccttatttttttacttttcctttCTCTATTATCTTACGCACTCATCAATTGACATGTGTATTTCAATAACAAATTAAACTACATAGTTAATTAAACAATCATAAATTAtgcaatttaattttaatttattaatgaaATACATGTGTCGAGTAACGAGTGAAAAAGATAAATAGGTAAAGGTAATCATCATAATCTCCATTGTCTACATCTACAATCTTCGGAATGGGAATCCAAGCAAAAATCTCACTCAAATCTTTCAAATTCACACAATTTTTTCAAACACAATGAAATAAAGTAAAGATTTAACATGAATTCAAATTTAAGATGAATCCGAcgttaataaataaattatattataGTACAACATAATTAGTCATATCTTATGGTGATTTTCCTTTACCAACTATAAGAGAGAATTGAAGTCCACTAACATAAAATAATGGAATCTTTTCATATATACGCATCAATTTTGAATTCTTTAGATCAAACATTCATGCCTTTTAATGAtttgattaaacttttttttatcgTAATTTTGGTGCTATATGCACATTATATTGTAACAAATTTCCTATAATCTAATCTTTTGATTACACTCTCATCCGTTAgaaataattgtaaaaaaaaaaaaaagttggttaGATTAATATATTTTCACAATAATGCTACAACTTAGCAATAATTATCTACGATTTAAgatattttctttccaaaatagtttaaaatatttttaaatctcacaaaatcaagcgtaccgaaataagtttttcttttagtaCGTTAAGAGAAAATAGGATTGAAAATAATATAAACGTACCAATACACAATGTGTGCAAAATAAAACGTACCAAAGTAAAAATAATGTACCAGTATTAACaatatgtatcaaatcaaacgtACCAAAATTGCATACAAAACTTACCAATTAatgatttttgtaaattcaaacGTACCCGtagataatatatatgtaatgtGTTGTACCTAATAATAATTCGTCAACaactatacttaaaaaaatagccaaaaaaataataattttacaaaaaaattgaaaaaattacacAAAGTTTTTATGTTGATCACCAactatttgaagaaaaaaaaaacaatttggaaaaataaataatattaaatgtttgcataccaaaaaagaaaaactatgaTCGAAAAAACATATCTGAAAGAATagaaaatatagtttaattacTAATATCTACACTAAGTAAGGAAAAGTGCATCATGCAGATAAAAAGATAAattcaaaagttattttaatttaatatatatatatatataataatgacATGTAATTTAGCTTGAGGTGGCTATTGATCAAaacactttaatcaaattttaaaagggCATAGATGTTTAATCTAAATGATATACAAAAACGGTATGGGATTCTAATTTcctctaaaataaaataaaattacaattaaattAAGAGCTAATTGACTCACATTGACGTGTTAGGATTATAAACATTTGTTTAGTTGATATCCCTTGTTTTTCCATGTTGTTCAATCAACCAATCAAGGAATGAATTCCGTTTAAAGATGTAATGTGATATTAGTGATTGTCGTTTCCTAACAATTCCCATGTTCTTGAACTATATTCAACTTTGATAAAACTTGTATCATTAAAAATGGAATCATTgtcaaaagaagaaacaaatataCGTTTGGCAAAAATACCTAATGGTGGGTGTAGTGTAGCTATCGTCTTTGATCCTTTTGCTTcaaagttgtatgacaatttcaACTAGATTAAtgttggaaaaaaataaaaattgaaattaaatttcgtaaatcatatgacgtggttattaataattgaattattactgaAATTTCATATTCTTGTTCGATCATTCCTAGGACTCGCAAAATGAAAGATATTTGGTAGCACTATCTGATTTAAGTCTTTTTCAAATCGAAAGAAGTTGTTCGGAGTCTGATgaaatcaaaatacttaaaagtttgattttttcTAAGTCCCAAAACAAAGTTTTCTACGCATGAAAGTTAAGAAGATAATTTTTCAGCACGTCGTGGTTGGCATACATTCAACCCTAGGTTTAATCTGCCACAACTTGGCAGCTTAAGTCATTGGTGACCTCATACTTTGATTAAGAAGGGACCCATTCAATGACAATGCTCTGATTCCGTCCAGGTTCATAAGTGGACATATTATCACATGGGCCGTCTTTACTCTTTCAGGCTCACAGCCCTCACATTCAGCCCAAAGTTATTTGAGGCCTGAATGTGATTGCAGTTCAGCGCTAAGAAGAGCTAAAAATTCTAGGCCCCACTTAATCCGGAAGCCCAAAATAAAAGAGATCAATGAAAGAAACACAAGTAAGTTCAACCAAGACACTCAAAAGTTAACCACCACGGGATAACTCAATAGTTGGGAACAAATTTCAAGTTCGTATTCCACATAACACATCTTGAGTTCAATTAGTGCGTATGAATCACACGATGGTGGCCAGGAATAAGCTAAAATGCCACTGTTTGTCTTCACAGCCCCTGAAAGAGTGAACTGCTATGACGAATCCACCAActgttttttttgtcttttctttttttatactaAGACCCTCACAAACTACGTATTGAAGGAGAGTAACTTATATAACACGAATATTTCTATATCTGATGGGAGAACCAACTCACTAAGTTGGTTGTAGGCACAAAGTAAGGGACCTCCTGTATTGAAATCTCACATAATTTGTGTAGGATCCTAATACTAGAATCCTCTAATTCGTGCCTACAGACGATTAGGTGTGCTGTCCCAACCGAAGGACTGAAGAACATTTCCTATTGGAGTGCCAATGACGTTGGAATCGAACAGCAGTATTTAAGAATAGGAAGGAATCATACGTTAATGTCAATGATTCACTTAATAAGAGGACTGCTTTAGATGTCGAGGGCCTCTTATATACAAATGCAATACAACAgtctataaaataaaaaaaacattaaatttaatccaacggttgtATGGTTTCAAATTAAAAGGgttttttgtatgtataatttttTAAGTAAGATATAAAATATAGACCGTTAAATCattgaaatatattataaaataggCTACATAAAAACATATGTCAAAATGCAAATAAAAACCGTGTGTTCCTGAATTCTATCgctatatatagacacacacacacacacacacactaaccTTCATGCACGCGCTCACGTGCATgcaaaatacattttttttaattaagtcATGCTACACgtgacttacacgttttaaatatatttatatgcgtaaattgacaaaaggaaaatcaaatatttgaagtaaatgaataattttagacCATGCTAAAAAAAACTTCCCATAAACTAATCAAAGCAGTTGAATCCACATTAATAAAAgcagttttttaattttcatctacattttattgaatttacattaagatttgaaaaaataatatttaataaacaattgattgctagctcattatgagaCTAAGTTCACtctctcccccttagtgtagatagcatcgtttgttaaaaaaaatcatttgacaactaattgtatcacattattatgcgcgtgcgaaagacttttttttatttttttataattggcaCTACgcaactcttaagtgtttaaaaatagagaaataatatttaataaacaaccgcGTGCAAAAGACATTTTTGAATCAAAGCACGTTACGCGCGACTtataagatgttttgaacacaacattcatcatttttcttattttttattatatttttctttccccGTGTGCACCATCAACTTTCACtcatcatttcatttttttttattcttttctctcttttcacttatatttatattatattttatgataATCAAATTATCCATAcattatttgatatattatattggctggttttggatttttttgaTTGAGGGACAATTTTGTCCTAATACTTTTGTTGAAGCCGTGACACCAAATTGCCACTGTTCACCACCCTtctggctttatatataaaaaaaacgtGTATCCCCGAATCTTAACATTATATATATTCCTGGCAGAATAGTTATTCAAGAGACAGGTAGATGCAATCATGTCTTCCATCTTTAATGATTTCAACTTTATGTTGTAATCCATACTAGTTGGACTTAAATATAACCACCCACTATTAATAGTAACTGGTTTTCTAATAAAACATAAATAGAAAAAGAACTCATAtgtaattgttttgtaggtgtatTAGTATAATATTATGTGCTAAAAGTTTACACATgtcattttttattgaaacatgACGTATTGGTATTGGTGAATTCGTATACGATGTTACTGCAACTGTAACGTCCTGTGAGATTGTTACAAATACTAAGATCCCATCGTGCATTAGTCATATGACTCAAATTAGATCCTACAACACCGCAAAGGCAAGAACTAGACTATTTGATTaagtatttgtttattttgtatcaAATGAAAAGGATTTGTGGATAAACTAGATGACCACTAATCACTACGAGGAGGTGGCTTATTCATTAGGAATGAATTTTAAGCTCGTAATATTACGGTACGTTATGTGTTATTGACTTATTAAATTACATAATAATGATTAGAGAGATCGAAATGTCTGTAGTAACTAAGACATccgttaattatatatatatatatatatattataaataaactGGATAACTACAAGGAAATCAATTGTCTAGATGGTCACGTATATTCGACATGCTGCGTGGTTTTTTCATTTCAAATCCTAAGCAATTTATTGCTGAATTGATGGGTGGATGAACGTGGTTCACAAAATACAAATAGGCTTTTAGTAAGGGAAACAAAACAGAGACATCTGATGGACAAATTGGACTAGTTGTAAATAGACGTCTAAAATGGCTATGTCTCAACCTAATCACATAACGTCAAGTGAGAAATTCAAAACAAGTAGTGTTGTGTCATTGGACTGAAATGCTATGGTTGCAACTCGGCGGATGCAGGTAAGGCTTTCAATTGAATTCTGTTGAGAAGCATGGGTACCTAACTAGCATTTATAGTCGATCCATATATAGTACCAATTGGATTTGGAGAATTAGCCTACGAACTGCATAGCATGTTACGTAGTTTTCTTGTAATTAAGGTCGGAAGAATGTAAACTTATATGAGAGAAATAATTTGTCTGGTCCTTGTCTATACCAGATACATAAAAAAGACAGACTATGAAGCTGTTATTCTATGAATTTAGGTTCTAGAAGACGGTGGTGCTAGTTGGGAGTCATGCAAGGGCTTAGAGTTTAGGCGGgataaacagttttttttttaatattttaattaaattatataatataaataaatttttgcttatacttcaaaaaaaaaaaacctaattgtATGCGatacataaattttaaaataaaataacatatatattatgaagtattaaaACATAATAAAAATATGAGGAACAAGTATACAATAAGTGTttatccaagtattcaacaagtttcttaaatttattgaaaaaataaaagaaaaaaatgagtcagtactacggtctagtgatattcattttcacttgtaggtgagaggtcttagattcgaatctCGTTGAcgcgaatttgataccaaattaggttgccaattatgtggcttagccgaactcccacCTCCCCTTAATATAAAAcatatcgttgtactaaaaaaaccacaaaatgaaagttatttattttttgtctaagtgagagtcgcGATCTAAACAGACGCTTA
Proteins encoded in this region:
- the LOC126628932 gene encoding transmembrane ascorbate ferrireductase 1 codes for the protein MALKVPALPLTFVVHTLGIVGLVLVLVWNIHFRGGLAWEAANKNLIFNLHPVLMFLGLIFLGGEAIVSYKALPFRKEVKKVIHLVLHALALGLGIIGIYLAFKNHNESGIANLYSLHSWIGIGVICLYGIQWIYGFVTFFYPGGSPALRSESIPWHVVFGITVYLLAVGNASLGFLEKVTFLENSGLDKFGTEAFLVNFTAIITVLFGVFVIFSVLSEAPTVEDDNSYSAI
- the LOC126628939 gene encoding remorin 1.4-like; the encoded protein is MEDQRFYIYIYIYIYIYIYIYGGKVAHHSHNQATREQLTLIKCLEKSIKSYYHLDSSKGVRMAQELLQKKKEDTLSFIKTWEEKQKTKVDNKANKRLAINEERKNADQIDLEAEEKKIETKVEKHRHRELEKLKNKEAHSAKIIEDSKVRIEAKRNKGHLNVEKKADKFRNANTLPTKCFGMCVDE